In Ectothiorhodosinus mongolicus, one DNA window encodes the following:
- a CDS encoding DsrE family protein produces the protein MADKLLIVMVNTDPSSPSELGAPFFQATVAAAMEYEVEVVMTGRAGELAKKGVAENLYVQEGSPKSVYEFMKDAHEAGVVFKVCTPTLDLWGDDLIPEIDETVGGAYVISQAMDDDTVTFTY, from the coding sequence ATGGCAGACAAATTGCTGATCGTCATGGTCAACACCGATCCCTCCAGCCCCTCAGAGCTGGGTGCACCATTCTTCCAAGCCACCGTGGCCGCCGCCATGGAATATGAAGTGGAAGTCGTGATGACCGGGCGCGCTGGCGAGCTCGCCAAAAAAGGCGTCGCCGAAAATCTTTACGTGCAAGAAGGTAGCCCTAAGTCCGTCTATGAGTTCATGAAAGACGCGCACGAAGCCGGCGTGGTCTTCAAAGTCTGCACGCCGACGCTGGATCTTTGGGGTGATGACCTGATCCCCGAAATCGATGAAACCGTGGGCGGAGCCTACGTCATCAGCCAGGCCATGGACGACGATACGGTCACCTTCACGTACTGA
- a CDS encoding helix-turn-helix domain-containing protein produces MASLPDERRRRVEVRALELATLRDLREATQHTQKQMAAVLGVGQDSISRLEKRSDMLLSTLRHYVESMGGELNLVVQFPDRPPVVIEHLGVETSVRRVPRRSTPVSV; encoded by the coding sequence ATGGCTTCATTACCGGATGAGAGACGCCGGCGGGTTGAGGTTCGAGCCTTAGAACTAGCAACACTCAGGGACCTCCGCGAGGCCACTCAACACACGCAAAAGCAAATGGCGGCCGTATTAGGGGTTGGTCAAGATTCAATCTCTCGTTTGGAAAAACGGAGTGATATGTTGCTGTCTACGTTGCGCCATTACGTTGAGAGCATGGGCGGAGAACTGAACTTAGTAGTGCAGTTTCCGGACCGCCCACCCGTGGTGATCGAACACTTAGGCGTGGAGACCTCTGTACGCCGAGTACCGAGGCGCTCGACGCCCGTATCTGTGTGA
- a CDS encoding 1-phosphofructokinase family hexose kinase — translation MYKRIVTLTLNPAVDASCVTDKVRPINKVRTREERYEPGGGGINVARVLNELDAGSFAVYLAGGRNGDVLEELIERHGVMGHRVQTAGSTRVSNVVYEESSGQEFRFTPEGPSVKRAEWQRALQFIDLLDFDYLVASGSLPRGCPDDVYARLTTSIKRRGGRLVLDTSGAALAAALEAGVYLAKPSRGEFAALIGETLDDPKDLQEAAMERVQKGQAEILAISLGHDGAVLACQDGFYHLAIPDVTARSTVGAGDSFVAGIVFGLSRGMSTQDAFALAVAAGTATVLTAGTELCHQTDIDYFWKILRNELCPIPKPSA, via the coding sequence ATGTATAAGCGGATTGTCACGCTCACCCTAAACCCCGCCGTTGATGCCTCCTGCGTGACCGACAAGGTTCGCCCCATCAATAAGGTGCGCACGCGCGAGGAACGCTATGAGCCCGGTGGTGGTGGCATTAATGTCGCGCGGGTGTTGAACGAGCTGGATGCAGGAAGCTTCGCCGTGTATCTGGCCGGCGGGCGCAACGGCGATGTGCTTGAGGAATTGATCGAGCGCCATGGCGTCATGGGGCATCGGGTGCAAACCGCTGGCTCAACACGCGTCAGTAACGTGGTTTACGAAGAAAGCTCGGGCCAGGAGTTTCGCTTTACGCCCGAAGGCCCATCGGTGAAGCGCGCCGAATGGCAAAGGGCGCTGCAGTTTATCGATCTTTTAGACTTTGATTATTTGGTGGCCAGTGGCAGCTTGCCGCGCGGTTGTCCCGATGATGTGTATGCGCGGCTGACAACCTCAATAAAGCGCCGTGGCGGGCGGCTGGTATTAGACACCTCAGGCGCGGCCTTGGCGGCGGCTCTTGAGGCCGGCGTGTATCTGGCCAAGCCCAGCCGTGGTGAATTCGCCGCGCTGATCGGCGAGACCCTCGATGATCCCAAGGACCTGCAGGAAGCGGCGATGGAGCGGGTACAAAAGGGTCAGGCCGAGATTTTGGCGATCAGCCTAGGTCATGATGGCGCGGTCCTGGCCTGTCAGGACGGGTTTTATCATCTCGCCATCCCCGATGTGACAGCGCGCAGTACGGTTGGCGCGGGTGATAGCTTCGTGGCGGGCATAGTGTTTGGCTTGTCGCGCGGCATGAGCACCCAGGATGCCTTTGCCTTGGCGGTAGCCGCCGGCACGGCCACGGTCCTGACCGCGGGCACCGAACTCTGTCATCAAACCGACATCGATTATTTTTGGAAAATACTCAGAAATGAGTTATGCCCTATTCCCAAACCTTCTGCCTAG
- the nagZ gene encoding beta-N-acetylhexosaminidase, whose amino-acid sequence MALGPIMLDVRGTALTEQDKHLLCHPMTGGVILFTHNFDSMQQITELVAEIHALRDPHLLVTVDHEGGRVQRFREGFTRLPAMACLGQRFEDDPQTARQEARELGWLMAAELRAVGIDFSFAPVLDLAHGLSGVIGNRALHARPEVVTTLAIAYMQGMRDAGMQAVGKHFPGHGGVREDSHLELPTDQRPAERLKEDIIPFARLIQEGLAGIMPAHVIYEKSDPLPAGFSPYWLKTVLRQQLGFQGVIFSDDLSMAATAAYGDYAERTIKALDAGCDMVLICNHPEGAEQALRGLKKPHDPVSMSRLARMHGRPARTWSRLKHEPRWKQAVQLAARLNDAEPELPV is encoded by the coding sequence ATGGCTTTAGGCCCCATCATGTTGGACGTGCGCGGCACCGCGCTGACCGAACAGGACAAGCATTTACTATGCCACCCCATGACCGGCGGCGTGATCCTGTTCACCCATAATTTTGACTCAATGCAGCAAATCACCGAGCTGGTGGCCGAGATCCACGCTTTGCGTGACCCGCACCTGCTGGTGACGGTGGATCACGAAGGTGGCCGCGTGCAGCGGTTTCGCGAGGGGTTTACCCGCCTGCCGGCTATGGCCTGCTTGGGCCAGCGCTTTGAAGACGATCCACAAACCGCCCGCCAAGAAGCCCGTGAGTTGGGCTGGCTGATGGCCGCCGAACTGCGCGCCGTGGGCATTGATTTTAGTTTCGCACCGGTATTGGATTTGGCGCATGGGCTTAGCGGCGTGATCGGTAATCGCGCTTTACATGCTCGCCCTGAGGTAGTCACCACACTGGCGATCGCCTATATGCAGGGGATGCGCGATGCCGGCATGCAAGCCGTTGGTAAGCACTTCCCAGGCCACGGCGGCGTGCGCGAAGACTCCCACCTCGAATTGCCGACGGATCAGCGCCCCGCAGAGCGCCTCAAAGAAGACATCATCCCCTTTGCCCGTCTGATCCAAGAGGGACTGGCCGGCATCATGCCCGCCCACGTTATTTACGAAAAATCGGACCCACTGCCGGCTGGGTTCTCTCCGTATTGGCTAAAAACCGTGTTACGCCAACAACTGGGGTTTCAGGGCGTCATCTTCAGTGATGATTTAAGTATGGCCGCCACCGCCGCCTACGGGGATTATGCCGAGCGCACAATTAAGGCCTTAGACGCCGGCTGCGACATGGTCTTGATCTGCAACCACCCTGAAGGCGCCGAACAAGCCTTAAGAGGCTTAAAAAAACCGCATGACCCGGTGTCCATGTCTCGCCTCGCGCGCATGCATGGACGACCCGCGCGGACCTGGTCTCGCCTTAAGCATGAACCGCGCTGGAAACAGGCCGTGCAGCTCGCCGCGCGGCTCAATGACGCCGAACCAGAGCTGCCCGTTTAA
- a CDS encoding dienelactone hydrolase family protein: protein MDFFDKRTIHRTGIAYLLALCLLTVSVAQGEEAWLAAGGEWIEFPSYTADSYRDIFHGNHRENPDEIRGLLFMPEGAVGKVPAVILQHGSGHPFRSSRERWDLDVVAGLNEHGIAVFIPDGYTSRGIVSSVQQQTELSPASRVIDGAQAFLALAADPRIDATRIGISGYSFGGFVSIELAHAQLAQALLGEQRFAAHAPIYPDCQRRWERVELTGAPMLLMLAELDDYTPAHFCHDYTASMQELGYPVRFIEYEGAHHSFNYDFELAYREHAVFRECPVATVREDGGFSFIERLSDADFPSWGEYIITVFQECGTRGVHLGYHEPARDAALADLVQFYRDTLLSPEP from the coding sequence ATGGACTTTTTTGATAAACGTACCATCCATCGCACCGGAATAGCCTACCTTCTCGCCCTGTGTCTGCTGACGGTTTCAGTGGCACAGGGAGAGGAGGCTTGGCTCGCTGCCGGTGGTGAATGGATTGAGTTTCCGTCTTATACCGCGGATAGCTATCGGGATATTTTCCACGGCAACCACCGCGAGAACCCTGATGAAATTCGGGGTCTGCTGTTCATGCCTGAAGGTGCGGTGGGTAAAGTGCCGGCAGTGATTTTGCAGCACGGCAGTGGCCATCCATTTCGTAGCAGCCGGGAACGCTGGGACCTAGACGTGGTAGCTGGGCTGAATGAACACGGTATTGCGGTTTTTATTCCTGATGGTTACACGTCTCGCGGCATTGTCTCTTCAGTGCAGCAGCAGACCGAGCTGAGTCCTGCATCAAGAGTCATCGATGGGGCTCAAGCTTTCTTGGCTTTGGCCGCCGATCCACGCATCGATGCCACGCGTATCGGCATCAGCGGTTACAGTTTTGGCGGCTTTGTATCCATTGAGCTGGCACATGCGCAGCTGGCCCAGGCTTTGCTCGGCGAGCAGCGTTTTGCCGCCCATGCCCCTATCTATCCTGACTGTCAGCGCCGCTGGGAGCGGGTCGAGTTGACCGGAGCGCCGATGCTGCTGATGTTGGCGGAGCTGGATGACTATACCCCAGCGCATTTTTGTCATGACTACACGGCGTCTATGCAGGAGCTCGGTTACCCGGTGCGCTTCATTGAATACGAAGGAGCACATCATTCCTTTAATTATGACTTTGAATTGGCCTATCGCGAGCATGCCGTGTTTCGTGAATGTCCGGTGGCTACAGTGCGCGAGGACGGCGGTTTCAGCTTTATCGAGCGCCTCTCGGACGCCGACTTCCCCTCCTGGGGTGAGTACATCATCACGGTATTTCAGGAATGTGGAACCCGTGGGGTACACCTGGGCTATCACGAACCCGCACGGGATGCCGCATTGGCCGACTTAGTGCAATTTTATCGCGACACGCTACTCTCGCCGGAACCATAG
- a CDS encoding alpha/beta hydrolase, whose protein sequence is MMRARPSTLTRLLIALVAIAGVFYAVLQLNTQSADLKVTQGFAGATPITAYEPPGTEPLPVAILAHGFAGSRQMMQPLAITLANQGFLAVTLDFAGHGANTQPFIPTLLDPQGRRLRLLSNVADAMTFIDNHPRGSSSLALLGHSMAGDILLQYAAANPGRVHAHVLISPYIAEDTEMAELGNLLFLFGAYEPPVLWQATAPAFPDVDSSQVLPGLSVGDIVQGDAREIQLIDGAEHISVIYRSQTLLATLEWVSRSAGVSVADDPALASRGLWLGLLFGSIIVLAAALSGFLPAVTNRPLGASLPWREIWPVVLVPAIATPILLLPVPLGLLPLLLSDYLAMHFALYGLLTLLGLFYLQSRTGAVFRMPFEAKPVSYVRLLLALLFSVGFVMLAFGLPIQAYLGNYWPVGDRAWLVAVIFGGTTLFFVADEWLTRGQQAARGAYAVTKLLFLASLMLAVALRLYELFFLIIILPAMGGFLLIYGLLSRWMYRATRHPLVGALTVSLALAWAMSVSFPLVGD, encoded by the coding sequence ATGATGCGCGCCCGGCCCTCGACACTGACACGCCTGCTGATTGCCCTAGTGGCGATCGCAGGCGTTTTTTATGCAGTGCTGCAGCTTAATACGCAGTCGGCTGATCTCAAGGTGACTCAGGGCTTTGCCGGGGCCACGCCGATCACGGCTTACGAACCACCGGGCACAGAGCCCCTGCCGGTGGCGATCTTGGCACATGGATTTGCCGGGTCACGACAGATGATGCAGCCATTGGCCATCACTTTGGCCAATCAAGGCTTTTTGGCGGTGACCTTGGATTTTGCGGGGCATGGCGCTAATACCCAGCCGTTTATCCCCACGCTACTGGATCCGCAGGGACGGCGCTTACGCCTGTTGTCGAATGTGGCTGATGCAATGACATTTATCGATAACCATCCTCGCGGCAGCAGCAGCTTAGCCCTTTTGGGCCATTCAATGGCCGGCGATATTCTGTTGCAGTATGCCGCGGCAAACCCCGGCCGGGTGCATGCCCATGTGCTGATCTCGCCTTATATCGCTGAGGACACCGAGATGGCGGAGCTCGGCAATCTCTTGTTCCTATTTGGCGCTTATGAGCCGCCGGTGCTGTGGCAAGCAACAGCGCCCGCTTTTCCGGATGTGGATTCATCTCAAGTCCTGCCGGGTTTGAGTGTTGGCGACATCGTGCAAGGCGATGCGCGCGAGATTCAGCTGATCGATGGCGCTGAGCATATCAGCGTCATATACCGCAGCCAGACGCTATTGGCGACTCTGGAGTGGGTGTCGCGCTCGGCGGGCGTATCGGTCGCGGATGATCCCGCTTTGGCTTCCCGCGGGCTTTGGTTGGGGCTGCTGTTTGGCAGCATTATTGTGCTGGCTGCGGCCCTATCGGGGTTCTTGCCGGCGGTGACCAATCGGCCCTTGGGGGCAAGCTTGCCGTGGCGCGAGATCTGGCCGGTGGTGTTGGTGCCGGCCATCGCCACACCGATTTTGTTGCTGCCGGTGCCGCTGGGTTTGCTGCCTCTGCTTTTGAGCGATTACTTAGCGATGCATTTTGCGCTGTACGGGCTGTTGACCCTGCTCGGGCTTTTTTATCTACAAAGCCGCACTGGTGCAGTGTTTCGCATGCCGTTTGAGGCAAAGCCAGTCAGCTATGTGCGCTTGCTCCTGGCTTTACTGTTCTCGGTGGGTTTTGTGATGCTGGCTTTTGGCCTGCCGATTCAAGCCTATCTGGGCAATTACTGGCCAGTGGGGGATCGGGCCTGGCTGGTCGCAGTCATCTTTGGGGGTACGACCCTATTTTTTGTAGCGGATGAGTGGTTGACGCGGGGTCAACAGGCGGCGCGTGGGGCTTATGCGGTGACCAAGCTACTGTTTTTGGCGTCGCTGATGCTGGCGGTGGCACTGCGGCTTTATGAGCTATTTTTCTTGATCATTATTTTGCCGGCCATGGGCGGATTCTTATTGATATATGGGTTGTTGTCACGTTGGATGTATCGGGCGACGCGACATCCGTTGGTGGGCGCACTGACAGTGTCGCTGGCGCTGGCCTGGGCGATGAGTGTGAGCTTTCCTCTGGTGGGGGATTGA
- a CDS encoding hypoxanthine-guanine phosphoribosyltransferase gives MRLTPEQAAEVWASADCLIPAPAMAKALDQMAAAISADLAKLNPLLLCVMTGGVVTLGQLLPRLAFPLQVDYLHATRYDGNTQGGDNLRWLVSPRTPLSGRHVLVVDDILDEGLTLAGILAHCQEAGAASVRSAVLVKKLHDRCVPGLRADYCGESVPDRYVFGYGMDYHEYLRNADGIYAVAGQ, from the coding sequence ATGCGCCTTACCCCCGAGCAGGCGGCCGAGGTTTGGGCCTCGGCCGACTGTTTGATACCCGCACCAGCCATGGCCAAGGCCTTGGACCAAATGGCCGCGGCCATCAGCGCCGATTTGGCTAAGCTCAACCCTCTATTGCTGTGCGTGATGACCGGTGGTGTGGTCACCCTGGGTCAACTCCTGCCGCGTTTGGCTTTTCCGTTGCAGGTCGACTATCTGCATGCCACACGCTATGACGGCAACACCCAAGGCGGCGACAACCTGCGTTGGCTGGTGAGCCCGCGCACACCCCTAAGTGGGCGTCACGTTCTCGTCGTCGACGACATCCTCGATGAGGGTCTGACCCTAGCGGGCATTCTCGCGCATTGTCAGGAAGCTGGCGCCGCCTCCGTGCGCAGCGCTGTGTTGGTGAAAAAGCTCCATGACCGCTGTGTGCCCGGTCTTAGGGCCGACTATTGCGGTGAATCAGTGCCGGATCGCTATGTCTTCGGCTATGGTATGGATTATCACGAATACCTGCGCAACGCCGATGGCATCTACGCCGTCGCCGGTCAATAA
- a CDS encoding TonB-dependent receptor plug domain-containing protein has translation MQFKKALLALAVSAALPATAVAQSPAVTDPVTVTAKGFEALVADTPRSVNIITAEEIAFTEARTLGDLFIGQPGLSVATDGSVGLDPIIRGLKRDQVVVLIDGARVNLFQPGARGSMAAYVSVDLIERIEIIRGPSSVLYGSGASGGVINIITKSGRFTDEPTVSGWTRLGVNSADQGYRGALGTSFSDDRNVIDISASYMNTGDYRAGDGERLRDSGTAQNAFHLGYKRKLDERQQVEFRAQYDERRDVWFLASRTNTRNPENNVDLAAETTGIDSLKGFSRPDGITTHYGPYQTRTLYEGRYFRDLEHDWAPRLRLSGYFQQLKRGNYDFSDQFRRDYFTSDNVFDNYGASAHIEFAPTDNSYLVTGIDYQQLKTTPEACFWDSNYNPGSCNDIAGNATLESYGLFAQGELDFDSYVLDLGVRLDRVTGDADFASGIAPPLKRTDNVFSWSLGGLIRVANEFEPYANLSQGYRAAGLLERFLNFPGSDGLSWIGDPQLKPERNLTLEIGARGQVGSTAYSVAIYESQIRDYIGVERPTGDPPSRRNINLDKARIRGFEYTVNHSLDRDMSIYSTGTWLRGDNQDGRYNEPLTQMPPPEVSLGIAQQPSRGWNWRAQIRAVAKQDRVAPSFNPTERTTPGFATADAFVGYRFGPAMGFNSSELQFSLTNIFDKDYREHVNEMTEERLVGSNRVRGDGVQDLKRPGRSIGLAWYARF, from the coding sequence ATGCAGTTCAAGAAAGCGCTGCTCGCGCTCGCAGTCTCAGCCGCCCTACCCGCAACGGCAGTCGCGCAATCCCCCGCAGTCACTGATCCGGTCACCGTCACCGCCAAAGGCTTTGAAGCCCTAGTCGCCGACACCCCGCGCTCAGTCAACATCATCACCGCCGAAGAAATCGCTTTCACCGAAGCCAGAACCTTGGGTGATCTGTTCATCGGTCAGCCCGGACTTTCCGTAGCCACCGATGGTTCGGTAGGCCTAGATCCCATCATCCGCGGCCTTAAAAGAGATCAGGTAGTTGTGCTCATTGATGGTGCTCGCGTGAATCTTTTTCAGCCTGGTGCGAGAGGAAGCATGGCTGCGTATGTGAGTGTGGATTTGATTGAGCGAATTGAGATCATTCGTGGGCCGAGCTCGGTTCTGTATGGCTCTGGCGCCTCTGGCGGTGTGATTAATATCATCACCAAATCAGGGCGGTTTACGGATGAACCCACTGTGAGTGGTTGGACGCGCTTAGGAGTGAATTCAGCTGACCAGGGTTACCGAGGCGCGTTGGGTACTAGTTTCTCGGATGATCGGAATGTCATAGACATTTCCGCCTCCTATATGAATACGGGTGATTACCGAGCTGGAGATGGAGAGCGTCTGCGTGATAGCGGTACAGCTCAAAATGCTTTTCATCTGGGTTACAAGAGAAAGCTGGATGAGCGGCAGCAAGTCGAATTCCGTGCTCAATATGACGAGCGCCGGGATGTGTGGTTTCTAGCAAGTCGGACGAATACGAGAAATCCAGAAAACAACGTGGACCTTGCTGCAGAGACGACTGGTATCGATAGCCTGAAAGGCTTTAGTCGCCCAGACGGCATAACGACTCACTATGGCCCCTATCAAACCCGCACCCTATATGAAGGTCGGTATTTTAGAGATCTGGAGCATGATTGGGCTCCGCGACTGCGACTAAGCGGATATTTCCAACAGCTAAAGCGCGGCAACTACGATTTTAGCGATCAATTTCGCCGTGACTATTTTACGTCAGATAACGTATTCGACAATTATGGAGCGAGTGCACACATCGAGTTTGCTCCAACCGACAATTCCTATTTGGTCACTGGCATTGACTATCAACAACTGAAAACGACCCCTGAAGCGTGTTTCTGGGACTCAAATTATAACCCAGGGTCCTGTAACGATATAGCCGGTAATGCCACCCTAGAATCTTATGGCCTGTTTGCCCAAGGTGAACTCGATTTCGACAGCTATGTTCTCGACTTAGGGGTCCGGCTCGACCGTGTGACTGGTGATGCCGATTTTGCCAGCGGAATTGCTCCCCCTCTAAAAAGAACGGACAATGTATTTTCATGGTCCCTCGGCGGGTTAATCAGAGTTGCTAATGAATTTGAACCTTACGCCAACCTCAGCCAGGGATATCGAGCGGCTGGACTTTTAGAGCGATTCCTAAATTTTCCTGGGAGTGACGGACTCTCATGGATCGGGGATCCACAACTGAAACCAGAGCGTAATCTAACATTGGAAATTGGGGCACGCGGACAAGTCGGCAGCACTGCGTACAGTGTGGCCATCTATGAGAGCCAAATCCGTGACTATATAGGGGTTGAGCGACCAACAGGGGATCCACCCTCACGCAGGAATATAAATCTTGACAAGGCGAGGATTCGAGGCTTTGAGTATACCGTAAACCACAGTTTAGACCGTGATATGAGTATTTACTCAACAGGCACTTGGCTACGCGGAGACAATCAAGACGGGCGCTATAATGAGCCACTTACCCAAATGCCGCCGCCAGAAGTTTCCTTAGGCATAGCTCAGCAGCCCAGTCGAGGTTGGAACTGGCGTGCACAAATACGAGCGGTTGCAAAACAAGATCGTGTAGCTCCCTCCTTCAATCCTACTGAACGCACTACCCCTGGCTTCGCCACAGCTGATGCGTTTGTTGGCTATCGTTTTGGTCCCGCAATGGGCTTTAACTCCAGCGAATTACAGTTCTCATTGACCAATATTTTCGATAAAGATTATCGGGAACATGTTAACGAAATGACTGAGGAAAGGCTTGTGGGCAGTAATCGCGTACGCGGTGACGGGGTTCAGGATCTCAAGCGACCAGGTCGATCTATTGGTCTTGCTTGGTACGCGAGGTTCTAA
- a CDS encoding succinylglutamate desuccinylase/aspartoacylase family protein, with protein MDNDAPPPLHDLGPAQRRPQLALVNPRWKDNINAQFVLARLASFLQALVSGEAPRGQLKHRVLIAPCPSPENLNEIAQMTRSAYYRIELTTGGHGMDALPQIALHAPNDDERATACLFGLPAVIEHGADVPSQSAGMPSWLGAPGEYFLLQAGRTAELQPALCERLFHSLVNFLIHTGIVAELALAEVEDDFHYFNAGDEFVLLGEANGMFVSRHEPGRWLQAGDLVGHIYNRHSGALSTDVCAPISGLLTAIRREPLVDEDTPLAIIQKKSGAKGPR; from the coding sequence ATGGATAATGATGCACCACCCCCCTTGCATGATTTGGGTCCGGCGCAGCGGCGGCCGCAATTGGCGCTGGTGAATCCGCGTTGGAAGGACAATATCAATGCCCAGTTTGTGCTGGCGCGGCTGGCTTCTTTCCTCCAGGCGTTGGTGTCCGGCGAGGCGCCACGCGGGCAGCTTAAGCATCGGGTGTTGATCGCGCCCTGCCCTTCGCCGGAGAACTTGAATGAGATCGCGCAGATGACGCGTAGCGCGTATTACCGCATTGAGCTGACCACCGGCGGCCATGGCATGGATGCTTTACCGCAGATTGCATTGCATGCGCCCAATGATGATGAGCGCGCGACCGCTTGTTTGTTTGGCCTGCCGGCGGTGATTGAGCATGGCGCCGATGTCCCTTCACAGAGCGCCGGCATGCCGTCTTGGCTGGGTGCGCCGGGTGAGTATTTCTTACTACAGGCAGGACGTACCGCTGAGTTGCAGCCGGCTTTGTGTGAGCGTTTGTTCCATTCCCTGGTGAATTTCTTGATCCATACCGGCATTGTTGCTGAGCTCGCGCTGGCTGAGGTGGAGGATGACTTCCACTATTTCAATGCCGGCGATGAGTTTGTGCTTTTGGGTGAAGCCAATGGCATGTTTGTGTCGCGGCATGAGCCGGGGCGCTGGCTACAGGCCGGAGATCTTGTGGGCCACATCTATAACCGCCACAGCGGGGCTTTGAGCACGGACGTATGCGCACCGATCAGTGGGCTTTTAACAGCGATTCGCCGTGAGCCATTGGTGGATGAGGATACGCCTCTGGCGATCATCCAAAAAAAAAGCGGGGCCAAGGGGCCCCGCTAA
- a CDS encoding saccharopine dehydrogenase family protein: MSKVLIIGAGGVGGVVAHKCAQHPEVFAEICLASRNEAKCQAIAQQLPRAIQTAQVDADDVEALVALIESFQPDVLIHVALPYQDLTIMEACLRTGTPYLDTANYEHPDEAKFEYKEQWAFQDRYAKANLMATLGCGFDPGMTNIYCAWGQKNLFDEIHFVDILDANGGDHGYPFATNFNPEINIREITANGRYWEKGEWIETPPLAEKRVFDFDGIGPKDLYLLYHEELESLSQNIKGLERIRFWMTFSEKYITHLKVLENVGMTAIEPIEFEGKQIIPLQFLKAILPDPASLGPRTKGKTNIGVILDGVKDGKRRKVYIYNICDHEACFREVQSQAISYTTGVPAVTGAMLMLQGIWSGAGVFNVEQLDPDPFMERIGEMGLPWQMVELDPNQDPLA, from the coding sequence ATGAGTAAAGTACTGATCATTGGCGCCGGCGGCGTCGGCGGCGTGGTGGCCCATAAGTGCGCCCAGCATCCGGAGGTTTTTGCCGAGATCTGTTTGGCCAGTCGCAACGAAGCCAAGTGCCAAGCCATTGCCCAGCAATTACCGCGAGCGATTCAGACCGCTCAGGTGGATGCCGACGATGTCGAGGCCCTGGTGGCGCTGATCGAATCCTTTCAACCAGACGTGCTAATTCATGTGGCCCTGCCCTATCAAGATTTGACCATCATGGAGGCCTGTTTGCGTACCGGCACGCCTTATCTGGATACGGCCAATTATGAACATCCGGACGAGGCCAAGTTTGAATACAAAGAACAATGGGCGTTCCAAGATCGCTATGCCAAGGCCAACTTGATGGCGACCCTGGGCTGTGGGTTTGATCCGGGCATGACCAATATCTACTGCGCTTGGGGCCAGAAGAATCTGTTTGATGAGATTCATTTCGTCGACATTCTCGATGCCAATGGCGGCGATCATGGCTATCCCTTCGCCACCAATTTCAACCCCGAGATCAATATCCGCGAGATCACCGCCAATGGGCGTTATTGGGAAAAAGGCGAGTGGATAGAGACGCCGCCACTGGCCGAAAAACGCGTGTTTGATTTTGATGGCATCGGGCCTAAAGACCTGTATTTGCTGTACCACGAGGAACTGGAGTCGCTCAGCCAAAACATTAAGGGACTAGAGCGCATTCGTTTTTGGATGACCTTCTCCGAGAAGTACATCACCCACCTCAAGGTCTTGGAAAATGTCGGTATGACGGCGATCGAGCCCATTGAGTTCGAGGGCAAACAGATCATCCCACTGCAGTTTTTAAAGGCGATCTTGCCGGACCCCGCCTCCTTGGGGCCGCGCACCAAGGGAAAAACCAATATCGGCGTAATTTTGGATGGCGTGAAAGACGGCAAGCGCCGCAAAGTCTACATCTACAACATCTGTGACCATGAGGCCTGCTTTCGCGAAGTGCAGTCGCAGGCCATCTCCTATACCACCGGCGTGCCGGCGGTCACGGGCGCCATGCTGATGCTGCAAGGCATTTGGAGTGGCGCCGGCGTCTTTAATGTCGAACAGCTGGACCCAGACCCGTTCATGGAGCGCATCGGCGAGATGGGCCTGCCCTGGCAGATGGTGGAACTCGACCCCAATCAAGATCCTCTGGCTTGA